A region of the Meles meles chromosome 18, mMelMel3.1 paternal haplotype, whole genome shotgun sequence genome:
AATTGCTGGGTCCCatcccagagattttttttttttttttttttttttacagagagagcacaaataggcagagaggcaggtagagagagaggaagggaaagcaggctcccgctgagcagagagcccgacgtggggctcgatcccaggaccctgagatcatgccctgagctgaaggcagaggtttaacacactgagccacccaggtgccccccagagaTTTTTATTCAGTAGTTCTGGGGTGAGGCCTGAAAATTTACAATCCCATCAAGTCGCGGGTTATGCTGATGCAGCTgatctggggaccacactttgagaaccactaatctaaaccaaatttctttttaagattttatttatttgagagcgcaTGTGCAAGCTTGGGAGTGGGAgggtgaggaacagagagagagggagaaagaaccccaagtagaCTCTATGCTGAcacagggttcgatctcatgaccccaagattatgacctgggctgaaatcaagagtcagacacccaaccgactgagccacccaggcacccacaaacCAAAGACGTTCTATAATAAAGATGAATATGGACTGGATTGCTGAGGGAGCGCAGAAGGAAGAGATCGATTCTGCTCAGGAGAACTCTGGATAGGATTTGGATAGGTTTTTGCCTGGCTGCAGTGGAGGAGAATAAAGACTCCAGGACTCAGAAGAAGTTGGATATTTGAGTGGttgagggatgggggagggcagtATGTGAGGGTGTGGAGTAGGAATTTAGGCTGCAGGAAAGGAGAGGTGAGTTCAGACTTTGGTACAGAAAGCCAACGAAGGATTTCAAGCACATAAATGGATTTAAGAGTTGTGTTGAGAAAAGCATTCCAAAATCAGTCCTATAGATCATATACCTCCACCGGACTGAAATTGTTATCTCCTAGGTTGGAAATCCATCTTTCATAAACGTAGCAAGCAATGCTGACCCACAGAAAAGTTTGAGGAGGAGACGAAAAAGATCTGAGGCTGGATTGATTAGGAGGCAGGgcgaaaaaaaaatttcaaaacacaaggaaaaattcACAGGATTTCATGCTAATTTGATTTGGAGAGAGTTTGTGAGAAGAGTCCAAGGCAATTACAAGATTTCAGGATCTGGTTTCTATTTTCCAAGAGAGATAGAGCAAAAGAGGCAGCAGCAGCACATAAGGAGGCGAGGAGCCGACTATGGAGCTGGAAATGGGCAGGTTGGTGTGGTGCAGTGGGTTGGGAACGAGAACTTACTCTTTCATCACCATCTCTATGACTTTGCTGCTCTGGAACTGTCCTCTCAGAGGCCAGAATAGATGATCTCTGAGGTCCCTTCCAACTCTAAAATGTCATattccaaattaaaacaaaagattgtaattgaatatagaaatataaatacataattactGTGATAAACCATTGGAATGAGGTCGTGAGGGCTGCAGGGGAAACTGGTCCCTGGAGAGCCTTAAGACAAGAGTTGATGAAACCCTGATTGTTTGCACATTTTGCCCAAGACCAATCCTATAGATTCTTCAATGTTCCAATAGGCAAAACTGTAAGatggtttccctttctcttgaACTCAGAAGACAGCTAAGGGACCATGTAAAAAAACACTcttccagggatgcctggctggttcagtgggtagagcatgtgattcttgatctcagggtcctgagttcaagtcccacgttgggcagggagcctactttaataataataaaaacattttccagtAAGTGATGGGAAATAATTCACTTTGAGAACCAACTAGACCTGCGTTCAAACCTAAATTTGAATCTCATCTATGCTACTGATCAGGGTCAACCTCGGATACGTAACATATCCTCTTTGAAACTCAATTTCCCTATATCTCAATGGGAGGAAAATAACCAAGACGCggagttgtgagaattaaataggCTATCGGCTTACCTAAAAACCctagcacagagtaggtgctcagtgattATCACCATCATTGTCCTTCACCTCTCACTGCTTATTCTAGCCAGTAATGTCTGTGACATCACGACTCTAAATATTGGGGGTAAGCACCCTTGTCTGATTGATCTTTGTCTCGCCCTCCTTACGCCTAACAGTGCACACTAATACAAGTCCTATTTTGCTGACTTGCAAGGCACTGTGTCCCCtcctctgctcggcggggagcctgcttccccccccaccccccgcctgcgtctctgcctacttgtggtctctgtctgtcaaataaataaatgaaaactttaaaaaaataaaataaaataaaataaaactgtgtcCCCTCCTAGCGCCCGAGAAAGGAACTACAACCAAGGGTACAGCAGAGCGGCGGAGTCAAAAATCCGCGGGCATTAGGGCCTTTCTCGCCGCTCCAACCTAAGGGGAAGAAAGGGACTCCTTTGCTCTTGCCCACTGCTGAGGCTACTAATAAAGTTTGATTTGAATAAATGAGCTCCCAAATCCCGCTCTCCTCGCTAAAGCTTCTTCCGCCCACAACAGCTTTCGAGAAGTGGGGCAACCTTGCGGGGCGGGACAGGAAGTGAGATCATCGCTCTCGGGGGTGAAAGGTTAGGGGAAgtgccctttcttcctttctgctgtAGGCTCGAGTGGTTGGTGTCGGTGAGTAGATCTTGAGTAGGAGGTCCCAATCCGCCGCCATCCGCGGCCGGGGGTCTAGCTGCGGGGCTGCTCCGGACGATTTCCACTGCTCGGTCTCTGGCGGCTTCGTGGCGGTCCGGTCCTGCCTGCAGGGCCTGTGGGCGGCCTGGGCCGAAGCGGCCGGGAGCACAGCCCCAGTTTCCGGACCCAGAGCCCCGTCTTGCGCGTCTCTGATCGATCCGTTCTCCttcctctgcagagatgggcaaGTTCATGAAACCCGGGAAGGTGGTGCTGGTCCTGGCGGGACGCTACTCCGGACGCAAAGCGGTCATCGTGAAGGTACCAGCCTCGCGAGCCTCTGCGATGCGTTTGCATCTCGGGAATCGGGCCGGATTCGGAGGGCTTGCAAGCTTGGAGTGCGAGAGCAACCTGGGGGGCATTCGTCCCTGAGCATTGCGGGTGGGGGTGAATGCGTGAGGGCTTTGGAGGGAGGCatgtgcaaaataaaaacaaatgggaGTGGAAGTGGGCGCCCTCTACCACGGAGGGTTTTCAGAAATAGCAGTGGCCACGTCTATCGAGCGCTCGCTTGGTGGCTGCTGTCGCTCTTCAGAGGTTGTCAACGTCCGGTCCCTGAAGTCACTGTAGGGGATACTTTTCTGTTGCCGAGGTGTGAAGACGTTAAGTGCTGCGGCTGGGAGTCTGTAAGAGGAGGAGAAATTGTTTCTAGTCCGAAAGATCACGTAGCATGTTCTGGCCCTTCACGGGTGGCTTTCTGCCCACATTTTGTAGCCTCTGGTGAGGCTCCCTGAGCTCTGGCCACACACACCTGCTGCTGGCCGAGGTGGGGTCGGGGGGCATGGCATCCTTTGttcccctgcccccctcactcTGACTGGTTTCTGGAGTTAGACCACCAGTTTTGGGGTCGTGCCTCTGTCCCTCACTACCAGTGCGGTCGTAGGGGAAGCTACGAGATGCAGAGATGCTTGATAGAAAGCAAGCACCGCAGCAGTGTTACTATTGTGCCTTTTAATTCTCTTACCTCCTAGGAGCTTTTTCAGACTGTTGTGGGAGTGAATGCGACCCTTCCCTATTACTCTCTCTGCGCTCTGGCACGGCACTCCCGAGTGTCTGCTTTGTGGGGTTTTTCCCATAGTGGGTCTCAGACctgagagtggggggtgggggtgttccTTTTATGCAAGCCCTCCCTCTGGCACAGGGCCTAAGTAGGCCCTCAGTCAGTGACATGTGATTCTTGCTCGTTCAGAACATTGATGATGGCACCTCAGACCGTCCCTACAGCCATGCTCTGGTGGCGGGAATTGACCGCTATCCCCGCAAAGTGACAGCTGCCATGGGCAAGAAGAAAATCGCCAAGAGGTCAAAGATCAAGTCTTTTGTGAAAGTTTATAACTACAATCACCTCATGCCCACAAGGTGAGCATTTCAAGAATgggagtgaggggcgcctgggtgactcagtcaagggtctgcctttggctcaggtcatgatctcaaggtcctggggtggagtccacattgggctccctgctcagcggggagtctgcttctcactctcctctcTGCGTCCGTGCACACTTGTACACATGcgctctctcaattaaataaaatcttgaaaaagaagaagaagaaggggtgcctgggtggctcagttgattacaactgccttcagttcaggctATGATCCCGTAGTCCTGGAGTCAAGtccatcgggctcccagctcagcagggagcctgcttctctccctctggccctctctcctctcatgctgtttctttctctttctccctgaaataaataaaatcttttaaaaaaaaaaaatagatgaaaaatttttaaaaatgggaacgAAAGGGACTCTTTTGCCCTTTGCCCTGCTGAATAAGGAGACAACCTTGCAAGCATTCTAGTGTGAAGAAGAAACGCCGTTTTCATGTGTCACTTACAAAGTGATGGTGATTTCCAGTGTTGCCTCTTTGGTCCAGCATGGAGCTGTGTTCTACCATTTTTCTGTGGTGACTTCCCTGAGTTGGCTAAGCGGGATAGAAAATCTCTTCCAAACTTGCTCTTTATCTGTCTCCTCCCCTGAAAATTCTGTAAGTGTTGGGTAAAGATCATTTCATTAATTTGCGTTCAGAGTAAACACGGGCACAGAGTCTGGCCTGCTCTCTGCCACTCTCCACTTCCCTGGATAGTTGTTGAAGGCTTTCAAAAATGGTTGGTAGATGAAGGCAGCAAGCCTCCCCACCCACCATCACCAACAACTAATTCCACAGTGCTGCCATGCCCTCTAGTTCCTGGCCTTCCACAGGACTCTGCACTGTACACGCTTATCTTGGTGCATGGGTTATACGGAAATATAATGGTTGAGAGTCCTGAACAATGATTGGCAAAACCCAGCAATAGTTTGCTGCCGGGGGCTGCATGTTTACTGTCAAAGCTGTCTTAAAAGGacaaagctggggcgcctgggtggctcagtgggttaaaacctctgccttcagctccggtcataatcccagggttctgggattgagccctgcatcaggctctgctcagcagggagcctgcttcctcctctctctctgcctgcctctctgcctacttgtgatctctctgtcaaataaatctttaaaaaaaaaaaaagggacaaagcTGTTTCTCAGGTGCTGGGAAGCAGTGAGACCCCTCTGTACTGTCAGCAGTGAGGCTTTCCCTGCCCAGGCACAACCCAAACAACACTAAAAAGACTCCAAATAGAAAGCTGGCCAACTGCCGTGATCATAGTGAGGGTGTAATAAAGTGACAGTCCATAGCTAGAAAAGTAGTGACTCTGGAGAGTTGAGAATGAAATGTGGAGTATTTCAGTAGTATGAATCGTGTAAATGAGTCTTACTCAATTGGGAATTATCAAAGAATATTCTCAGGACTTTGGCACAGATTCTGTGGATTGCTCCTATGGAGACAGACCCTGACACCCCAATGTCCCAGGGCTGTGTGAAGGGTCCTGGTGGCCTATGCACTGATCTTCTGTCCCCATCATTGTTCCAGATACTCTGTGGATATTCCCTTGGACAAGACTGTCGTCAACAAGGATGTCTTCAGAGACCCTGCTCTTAAAcgcaaggcccgacgagaggccaagGTCAAGTTTGAGGAGAGGTAAATAgattggtggtgggtattggagTATGGTGGCTTTGTCCTCCATGAAGGGAATTTGGTTTCACTGTTCTCAATGGTGTTCCTTTCCCCCCCTGCCTCTAGGTACAAGACCGGCAAGAACAAGTGGTTCTTCCAGAAGCTGCGATTTTAGATCTGTTTTGTTTCCGTCATTAAaaatgcccccccaaaaaaattccTGTCTGCCTGTGGCGTGTGTTATTAGACTGGGAAAGAAGAACATTCACGTGATGAGACATCGGGTGATGGGTGAGAGGCTGTGgggaaatgtataaaataatgccTTAGTGAGGCTTGGACTACTTCCGTCCTCAGCCTGATCATCCTTTCGTCATTTGGATGCCCTTGATGCGTAAGGTGGGAGCTACTGAACTGTTTCCCAAAAAATGAGTATTACTGACTTCGGGGGTGCATAGTAGAACCTGGGctgctctgctccctgcccccccccccccccacacacacactgggaaCACCCACAGGCCCCGCTCAGTGGGCACTGGCTACTTCCAATTGAGAGCCACCACTCTGAGGACCTCAAACCAACTGCAGAGTGCCATAATCCCACTCTTGAGGTTCAGTAGGTCAGAATTTCTGGGAGGTTACCTGCCGATAGCCGTGTTGATCTCATGAGGCCCACCCTGGAGAACTGCTCGACAGCAGTGGTGAGGATTAATGAAGGCCTGAGCCCCAGAACAGCTGTTCCTAGTAAGATCAGAAGAGGTCCCCAGGTGGCCTAGCAGAGCCCGGCAAGAAAAGGTGTGATTGGAGGCTCTCGGGCACAGTTGTGTCACTGCTTCAGTCTGCCATTTTACCGTTCATTGGATACATGGGACCCTGCTCTACTGGTGAGATAGGCTGTCTCCAGCTGGACTGGTTCTAAGTCCCTAGATTGAAGCAGGAGTCCCGACAGGTGTGTTCACCAAGCACTGATTGACACAGGCCCACCTGGGTTGTGGAGCAAGGGCTGAGTCTAAATTACTGGAAAAATCCTAGACTGGTTAGTAGGAAAACAAATCTGTGCACTGAACTCGGTGTTTGATTACTCACCTGCAAGTACTGGGCATCTCAAGACAGACTCCTAAGTAGCTTGCTTGCTCAGTCACAAATGGAAGTAAATTTCAGCCCTCTGACTAGAAATTTAGAAGTTCTTCCACTCTACCTGGAGGCCCCAGTTCAAACACGGTTCTAACCAGGTTTGGATATGTGCTTGACTTCTAGCAGTATGACCTGGAGCAGGTTTCTTCACTTCCCTGCCTCAGATGGTTAGACTAATCATCTGTAAAGTGGCAAAAGCAACCAACTTTGTGGGGTTATTTGGAAGACGGAGTTAATTCATGCGAAGCAGAGTCAGTATTGGGTACAGAACAGTTCTCCACAAATGGCTGGCTATTAGGACAACTTTGTGAGCTTGGAGAGGCTTTAACGGTCCTGGTTGCATTTCTCAATTAATCTCATTGAGTCTGCATGTGCCCAGCATCTTTTTAGGCTCCAGGGAAATATCTTGACAGCAGACAGAATTCTACCGGCCTTGATAGGCTGGAATGAGTGGTTCATAGGGGCCCACGTTCTTTTGGCTGTTACTTCTGGGTGGCTTCCTCTCAGGCCTCAAGTGGGTGAGGTCAACTTCCAAGCCCAGAAGGGCTCCTCCTCCCAGGGGCGGGGAGACCAGCTGGGGGCGTGCAAACACGCGGCAGGGGTTTTGCTGAAATGAAAGTGGAAGGAAAGCCTGCAGACAGAACCGTCGGAAGTGTACCTCAGGCCCAACTTGGAAGGGACGAAGCCACCTCCGAAGGTACAAGCAAGAGTTTAGTTACAGGGGACACTGCCGCTTTGTGCCCAGCTCTGAAGCCTCGGCTCTTGTCAACCAGACCCCAGGCCCACGTCAGTGATGTATGATGATGCCGTAAGTAAAGAGGAGAGtattgggggtggagggagaagcagaaggacatTCCTTGGCTGGGAATCTGCAGGTATCTCGGGGTCTGGTGGCTAAGCCTCTTTGCCTGTCGCTTAGACCTGCTAAACATCAGGGGAGAAACACAGCTGGGATTACCTCTCCCCTAACCCATTGCCTCAGAGACAATCCTATGGCCTGTGCCTCAGAGCTCACGAATTCCTTGTGTGAATGCGTTTTTCTGAGAGAATTCAGTTCTTAGGTACTTAAAGGGTTCTGTGACCCAAAAAGTTTAGGACTCGTTCACACTCTTCTCTCCTGAGATCTCACCCAGCAAACTTCCCCTCCTTATATTTCATCCTAGAATTGAACAGTTCCTCACCTTACAGTTCATTTCAGGTGAATCCT
Encoded here:
- the RPL27 gene encoding 60S ribosomal protein L27; this translates as MGKFMKPGKVVLVLAGRYSGRKAVIVKNIDDGTSDRPYSHALVAGIDRYPRKVTAAMGKKKIAKRSKIKSFVKVYNYNHLMPTRYSVDIPLDKTVVNKDVFRDPALKRKARREAKVKFEERYKTGKNKWFFQKLRF